In Oceanidesulfovibrio indonesiensis, a single window of DNA contains:
- a CDS encoding ATP-binding protein, translating to MRRFRFGVGRKLLLTNAAAGLFFIAFSVFVVIKLSSIEHISSSLVSTSADQITENSKTARRLSLAFAEAAALMSNFYENEQLLEEESSHLITEIDSLALGAHSRTLRSSLEDFRRSLVMVFESCRVVNLVLARIRTLEEQIVDEMRAMRMPPDSYQHIPTAAHDEDATENTFLPLDYLSQMLLVSKLRVDLWPEHFSRIVPDKRNTLDLALKDLGARLREYSPPAGFDSSRFGNLKQLFVRYESALADLHRVTRDLKDATLQLAIHQDSILADMALLDENALRTSQEARSRIQTISTSAQILVAFLSVAVLLALVALTQLFRIRHFRRPLDNLHRGIEALRSGNLEHRIDLGRTDEWSLMEDAINHMASELSRSYKAVEDSASFYRGLFELGLLGMAVMDDTGTRWIEVNDRFCELLRYPRNTIMNKQWAEIIHPQDHFTENTRFTALLNGETDGYALDVRFLRGDGTTAYTTLSVKCARAESGRIKAVYILLNDISERVTAQEQLDAVNKNLEQLVEERSRSLLEKTEELETANRRLRELDELKSDFLSSISHELRTPLTSILGFAKLVNRELFRLGTTEFRDPEEFRCRIDRMHANLEIIAREGERLTRLINEILDLSKIESGQVEWRDILCSCRTLALQALEVVTSQFEQKPEVELVLDIRDEDAMVRVDPDRYLQVCINLLNNAIKFTPAGRILVSGQLTSDGYYRFSVKDTGIGIPPDDIERIFDKFHQAPTQNTLRDKPVGTGLGLSICSQIVDHYGGRIWVESTPGMGSTFSFELPYLTTNASENNVGF from the coding sequence ATGAGACGCTTCAGATTCGGCGTCGGACGCAAGCTGCTCCTCACGAACGCCGCCGCCGGACTGTTTTTCATCGCCTTTTCCGTGTTCGTGGTCATCAAGCTCTCCAGCATAGAACACATTTCGTCTTCGCTCGTCTCCACCAGCGCCGACCAGATCACCGAGAACAGCAAGACCGCCCGGCGGTTGTCCCTGGCTTTTGCCGAGGCCGCCGCGCTCATGAGCAATTTCTACGAAAACGAGCAGCTTCTCGAAGAAGAATCGAGCCATCTGATCACGGAGATCGACTCGCTGGCTCTTGGCGCGCACAGCCGCACCTTGCGCTCCTCCCTGGAAGACTTCAGGCGCAGCCTTGTCATGGTGTTCGAGAGTTGCCGCGTGGTGAACCTCGTGTTGGCGAGGATTCGGACTCTCGAAGAGCAGATTGTCGACGAGATGCGGGCCATGCGAATGCCGCCGGATTCCTACCAGCACATCCCGACCGCGGCGCACGATGAGGACGCGACGGAAAATACTTTTCTTCCGTTGGATTACCTGAGCCAGATGCTGCTGGTGTCCAAACTCAGAGTCGATCTCTGGCCCGAACATTTCTCGCGGATCGTTCCCGACAAGCGCAACACCCTCGACCTGGCCCTGAAAGACCTCGGCGCCCGCTTGCGCGAATATTCGCCTCCAGCTGGTTTCGATTCTTCACGGTTCGGGAACCTGAAGCAGTTGTTCGTGCGATATGAAAGCGCGCTTGCGGATCTGCACCGGGTTACGCGGGACCTCAAGGACGCGACTCTGCAACTGGCCATCCACCAGGACTCCATCCTCGCCGACATGGCTCTCCTCGACGAAAACGCTTTGAGAACCTCGCAGGAAGCCCGATCACGCATCCAGACCATCTCCACCTCGGCGCAGATTCTTGTCGCCTTTCTCTCTGTGGCTGTGCTTCTGGCACTCGTCGCCCTCACCCAGCTCTTCCGGATTCGCCATTTCCGGCGCCCCCTGGACAACCTGCACCGGGGTATAGAAGCCCTGCGCTCAGGCAACCTCGAACACCGCATAGACCTGGGCCGGACCGACGAATGGAGCCTCATGGAGGACGCCATAAACCATATGGCTTCCGAATTGTCGCGGTCTTACAAAGCCGTGGAGGACAGCGCCTCGTTCTACCGCGGCCTGTTCGAACTCGGCCTCCTCGGCATGGCGGTCATGGACGATACAGGCACCAGGTGGATCGAAGTAAACGACCGCTTCTGCGAGCTGCTGCGCTATCCCCGCAACACCATCATGAACAAGCAGTGGGCCGAAATCATTCATCCGCAGGACCATTTTACCGAGAATACTCGGTTCACCGCCCTGCTCAACGGGGAGACCGACGGTTACGCCCTGGATGTCCGCTTCCTGCGCGGCGACGGCACCACCGCCTACACCACGCTCTCGGTCAAATGCGCCCGCGCTGAAAGTGGCCGGATCAAAGCTGTCTACATCCTGCTCAACGATATCTCTGAGCGCGTCACAGCCCAGGAGCAGCTTGACGCAGTGAACAAAAATCTGGAGCAGCTTGTGGAGGAGCGATCCCGCTCGCTGCTTGAAAAAACCGAAGAGCTTGAGACCGCCAACCGCCGGCTCCGCGAGCTCGACGAACTCAAATCCGACTTCCTCTCCTCCATATCCCACGAATTGCGCACACCGCTGACCTCCATCCTCGGGTTTGCCAAGCTGGTGAACAGAGAGCTCTTCCGCCTTGGCACCACCGAGTTCCGCGACCCTGAGGAGTTCCGTTGCCGCATCGATCGCATGCACGCCAATCTGGAAATTATCGCAAGGGAGGGAGAGCGGCTCACCCGGCTCATCAACGAAATTCTCGACCTCTCCAAGATCGAGTCCGGACAGGTGGAGTGGCGCGACATTCTGTGCTCCTGCCGTACTCTGGCTCTTCAGGCTCTGGAGGTTGTCACATCGCAGTTCGAGCAGAAACCCGAGGTGGAGCTTGTTCTGGACATCCGGGACGAAGACGCCATGGTCCGCGTGGACCCGGACCGTTACCTCCAGGTCTGCATCAACCTGCTCAACAACGCCATCAAGTTCACGCCCGCCGGGCGGATCCTCGTATCCGGCCAGCTCACCTCGGACGGTTATTATCGTTTCAGCGTGAAGGACACCGGGATCGGCATCCCCCCCGACGATATCGAACGCATCTTCGACAAATTCCACCAGGCCCCCACCCAGAACACGCTGCGCGACAAGCCCGTGGGCACCGGTTTGGGCCTGTCCATCTGCAGCCAGATTGTAGACCATTACGGCGGCCGCATCTGGGTGGAGTCCACGCCGGGCATGGGCAGCACATTCTCATTCGAGCTGCCGTATCTCACGACCAACGCTTCCGAAAACAACGTCGGCTTCTAA
- a CDS encoding acyl-CoA thioesterase: MEGKPPSASRITMTHLVLPQDANPLGHGHGGVILKHIDTAAGMVAMRHVRGNAVTASIDRVDFIRPVFVGELVHLKANLNGVGKTSMEVGVRVEAENLTTGEVRYTNSAYLTFVALTVDGKPSEVPPLIPETEEDVRRQHEAAERRRMRLAMRCREGQ; the protein is encoded by the coding sequence GTGGAAGGGAAACCACCCAGCGCCAGCCGGATCACCATGACTCACCTTGTCCTGCCGCAAGACGCCAACCCCCTGGGCCACGGGCATGGCGGCGTCATTCTCAAGCACATCGACACCGCAGCCGGAATGGTGGCCATGCGCCACGTGCGCGGCAACGCGGTCACGGCGTCCATCGACCGTGTGGACTTCATCCGCCCGGTTTTCGTGGGCGAACTCGTGCACCTCAAAGCAAATCTGAACGGCGTGGGCAAGACGTCCATGGAAGTGGGCGTGCGCGTGGAGGCGGAGAACCTCACCACGGGTGAAGTCCGTTACACGAACTCGGCCTATCTGACCTTCGTGGCTCTCACGGTAGACGGCAAACCGAGCGAAGTGCCGCCGCTCATCCCGGAAACGGAGGAAGACGTACGCCGGCAGCACGAGGCTGCGGAACGCCGCCGAATGCGCCTGGCCATGCGCTGCAGGGAGGGCCAGTAA
- a CDS encoding TVP38/TMEM64 family protein, which translates to MHAKTWKKLAILAAIAVAVALLFALDLHEYLTLSQLKESRDALTRLYENHTVSFIAVYFAAYVIMAALSLPGAAVMTLAGSAILGFWAGLVTVSFASSIGALLACAIARYLAGNYVQRRFGDRLEKINAGIEREGAFYLFTLRLIPVFPFFVINLAMGLTKMPLFTYYWVSQVGMLPGTAVYVNAGTRLGELESLSGILSWEIIGSFALLGIFPLAAKKGLGWYRARKGLKASPGQESSGR; encoded by the coding sequence ATGCACGCCAAGACCTGGAAAAAGCTCGCCATACTCGCGGCCATCGCCGTCGCCGTCGCATTGCTCTTCGCGCTGGACCTGCACGAATATCTGACTCTTTCGCAGCTTAAGGAGTCGCGGGACGCCCTGACCCGGCTGTACGAAAACCACACCGTCTCGTTCATTGCGGTGTACTTCGCGGCATATGTGATAATGGCAGCCCTGAGTCTGCCCGGCGCGGCGGTGATGACTCTGGCAGGCAGCGCCATCCTGGGATTCTGGGCCGGCCTCGTCACGGTCTCCTTTGCATCGTCAATCGGAGCCTTGCTGGCCTGCGCCATTGCCCGTTACCTGGCCGGCAACTACGTGCAGCGGCGATTCGGCGACCGGCTCGAGAAGATCAACGCCGGCATCGAGCGCGAAGGGGCTTTCTACCTGTTCACCCTGCGGCTCATCCCGGTGTTCCCGTTCTTCGTCATCAACCTGGCCATGGGCCTCACCAAAATGCCGCTCTTCACGTACTACTGGGTCTCCCAGGTGGGCATGCTGCCGGGTACGGCCGTATACGTGAACGCCGGCACCCGGCTCGGGGAGCTCGAATCCCTGTCCGGCATTCTCAGCTGGGAGATCATAGGCTCCTTTGCGCTGCTCGGCATCTTTCCCCTGGCGGCCAAGAAGGGCCTGGGTTGGTATCGCGCCAGAAAGGGGTTGAAAGCCTCACCGGGGCAGGAGTCGTCCGGCCGTTGA
- a CDS encoding dihydrolipoyl dehydrogenase family protein — translation MATYDYDIGIIGAGAAGLTVASGAAQIGARTLLVEKRDKLGGDCLHFGCVPSKTLIKSAHVYHHMKSGPRFGLPQMDPPPVDFAQIRTRIRSVIDTIQVHDSVERFCSLGVQVKFGAATFVDEHTISLHNATISADKWVIAAGARPGAPAIDGLDTVSFQTNETLFSMDRLPDSMVILGAGPVAIEMAQALNRLGCAVTVIQRSGQILSGEDRDMADIIQSVLESEGVTIITGAQVRRVSEQSGSKEVAYETNGEERTVRAEDILVALGRRANVDTMALENAGVDYTKRGVGVDSKLRTNQPHIYACGDITGLYQFTHAAGYEGGVVLSNALFRFPRNTDYTWMPRATYTDPEFAAMGMTEAECRDDGVDYDVWTEDFAENDRSLAEGYEVGRLKLIVDSKERPLGVQIIGPNAGELLGEWAAVLNGGIRLSSLASMVHAYPTLAEINKKIASDIMAPKVFGGLVKKGVNFLFNYRGRACEWTRGMDEE, via the coding sequence ATGGCGACATACGACTACGATATAGGCATCATCGGCGCGGGCGCCGCCGGCCTGACAGTTGCCTCCGGCGCGGCGCAGATCGGCGCCAGGACGCTGCTGGTGGAAAAGCGCGACAAGCTCGGCGGGGACTGCCTCCACTTCGGTTGCGTGCCGTCCAAGACGCTCATCAAGTCAGCGCACGTCTACCACCACATGAAATCCGGTCCCCGGTTCGGCCTGCCCCAAATGGACCCGCCGCCGGTGGACTTCGCGCAGATCCGTACGCGCATCCGCTCGGTCATCGACACCATCCAGGTGCACGATTCGGTTGAGCGGTTCTGCTCCCTGGGCGTCCAGGTCAAGTTCGGGGCGGCCACTTTTGTGGACGAGCATACGATCAGCCTGCACAACGCGACCATCAGCGCGGACAAATGGGTCATCGCGGCCGGCGCCAGGCCCGGCGCACCGGCCATAGACGGGCTGGACACCGTGTCTTTCCAGACCAACGAGACTCTGTTCTCCATGGACCGCCTGCCCGACTCCATGGTCATCCTCGGGGCAGGACCAGTGGCGATCGAGATGGCCCAGGCACTGAACCGGCTTGGCTGCGCCGTCACCGTGATACAGCGCAGCGGACAGATTCTTTCAGGCGAAGATCGGGACATGGCCGATATCATCCAGTCCGTGCTGGAGTCCGAGGGCGTCACCATCATTACCGGCGCGCAGGTCAGGCGAGTGAGCGAGCAATCCGGCTCCAAGGAAGTGGCCTACGAAACAAACGGAGAAGAGCGCACTGTGCGCGCAGAAGATATCCTCGTTGCGCTGGGCCGGCGCGCCAACGTGGACACCATGGCACTGGAGAACGCCGGAGTGGATTACACCAAACGGGGCGTGGGCGTGGACTCCAAACTGCGCACCAACCAGCCGCACATCTACGCATGCGGCGACATTACGGGTCTGTATCAGTTCACCCATGCGGCCGGATACGAGGGCGGAGTCGTGCTTTCCAACGCGCTGTTCCGATTCCCACGCAACACCGATTACACCTGGATGCCCCGCGCCACATACACGGACCCCGAGTTCGCAGCCATGGGCATGACAGAGGCCGAATGCAGGGACGACGGCGTCGACTACGACGTGTGGACTGAAGATTTTGCCGAGAACGACCGCAGCCTGGCGGAAGGCTACGAGGTCGGTCGGCTCAAGCTTATTGTGGACTCCAAGGAGCGGCCCCTGGGCGTGCAGATAATCGGCCCCAACGCAGGGGAGTTGCTGGGCGAATGGGCCGCGGTGCTCAACGGCGGGATCAGGCTCTCGTCCCTTGCCTCCATGGTCCACGCGTATCCCACCCTGGCGGAGATCAACAAGAAAATCGCTTCGGACATCATGGCCCCCAAGGTTTTCGGCGGGCTTGTCAAGAAAGGGGTCAACTTCCTCTTCAACTATCGCGGCCGGGCCTGCGAATGGACACGCGGCATGGATGAGGAGTAA
- a CDS encoding cereblon family protein has translation MTFDDHPLRPIHFPFRLQDGADTPTAPPVYDEDIENETEESAGGGTVLRCRACGHAITKTGFRAEVDGRHAHVFFNPSGILYEIGIFSAAPGAISVGPSSLEFTWFAEHSWRLAACGACIVHLGWIWSGPLGIFYGLILDALIEDSGGE, from the coding sequence GTGACTTTCGACGACCACCCGCTACGTCCAATCCATTTTCCCTTCCGCCTGCAGGACGGTGCGGACACCCCCACCGCTCCGCCAGTATACGACGAGGACATCGAGAACGAAACCGAAGAGTCCGCCGGCGGCGGCACGGTGCTGCGCTGCCGCGCATGCGGCCATGCCATCACCAAGACGGGGTTTCGTGCGGAGGTGGATGGCCGGCACGCGCACGTCTTCTTCAACCCGTCCGGCATCCTGTATGAGATCGGCATCTTCTCCGCTGCACCAGGCGCGATTTCCGTGGGCCCGTCGAGCCTGGAGTTCACCTGGTTTGCTGAGCACAGCTGGCGGCTTGCCGCCTGCGGAGCGTGCATCGTGCATCTCGGCTGGATATGGAGCGGCCCCCTGGGCATATTCTACGGACTGATCCTCGACGCACTCATCGAGGACTCCGGGGGCGAATAG
- a CDS encoding methyl-accepting chemotaxis protein, whose product MLFSIQKSISATIIALVLGVSVAVFVTLAIINVVNLRSVTFEQLDTSGVRETELIKKAIEGPMVVGNDAATREEFAVIGEAFPDTTIHMTDFNGNVTYSTNPDAVRKDVTALHAGHDELLETVEKGLASNIETNFIDEEESTSYFVRVASVPNEESCHHCHGHKAPILGAMVVMRDITPNVNSIRAAAWKNVFFSFGGLVTLLTVIVVFMRRSIIRRLQTITTSSDGVIAGDFSQNFNVPGKDELTRLGSNLGLMVDELKNKLGFSEGILKGMDMPCLVVDTDNRVSFANQKLLDMFEKPGTPEDYYGQSSSMFFHGEEGRQTITRRAMEEQQPINTERRYTLSDGREIIASLSSTPIYDMDRQLIGAFTQYFDLTEIREKEAFIEQQNQEMAAVAQEAEVIAERLATSAEELASQVEESSRGADMQRERTTETAAAMEQMSRAVLEVAEKSSNAADISDQTHAQAQDGAREVENSIATISRVEREAEKLRENMRALEEQAEDIGKIMQVIDDIADQTNLLALNAAIEAARAGEAGRGFAVVADEVRKLAEKTMNATKEVSQAVRAIQDGVHENYEGAESAAKAVAESAEQAKKSGEALERIVKLVETSTDQVRSIASATEEQSSASDEVNASVEAVNQIAVETSEAMRQSAEAVTILSQLAGELEALIRKLRN is encoded by the coding sequence ATGCTCTTCAGCATTCAAAAATCCATAAGCGCTACAATAATCGCACTGGTACTCGGCGTGAGCGTCGCCGTCTTTGTTACGCTCGCGATCATCAATGTTGTCAATCTGCGTTCCGTCACCTTCGAGCAACTCGACACCAGCGGCGTCCGTGAAACCGAATTGATAAAGAAGGCGATCGAGGGACCCATGGTGGTGGGCAACGACGCCGCCACGCGCGAGGAATTCGCAGTCATCGGGGAAGCGTTTCCCGACACCACGATTCACATGACGGACTTCAACGGCAACGTGACGTACAGCACGAATCCCGATGCCGTTCGCAAGGATGTGACGGCGCTGCACGCCGGCCATGATGAGTTGCTCGAAACCGTCGAGAAGGGACTTGCCTCGAACATCGAAACCAACTTCATCGACGAAGAAGAAAGCACGAGCTACTTCGTGCGGGTCGCGTCGGTTCCCAACGAGGAGAGCTGCCACCACTGCCACGGCCACAAAGCGCCGATTCTGGGGGCCATGGTGGTGATGCGCGACATAACCCCGAACGTGAACAGCATCCGCGCGGCCGCGTGGAAGAACGTCTTTTTCTCCTTCGGCGGTCTCGTCACGCTCCTGACTGTTATCGTGGTCTTCATGCGCCGCTCCATCATCCGTCGGCTGCAAACCATCACCACTTCCAGCGACGGCGTCATCGCCGGCGACTTCTCCCAGAACTTCAACGTGCCCGGCAAGGACGAGCTCACCCGCCTCGGCTCAAACCTCGGGCTCATGGTGGACGAACTCAAGAACAAGCTCGGCTTCTCCGAGGGCATACTCAAAGGCATGGACATGCCGTGCCTCGTGGTGGATACGGACAACCGGGTGAGCTTCGCCAACCAGAAGCTCCTGGACATGTTCGAAAAACCGGGTACGCCGGAAGACTATTACGGGCAAAGCTCGTCCATGTTTTTCCACGGCGAGGAGGGCAGGCAGACAATCACCCGTCGCGCCATGGAGGAGCAGCAACCCATCAACACGGAACGCCGCTATACCCTGAGCGACGGCAGAGAGATCATCGCCAGTCTGTCCTCCACACCCATCTATGACATGGACAGGCAGCTCATCGGAGCATTCACGCAATATTTCGATCTCACGGAAATACGCGAGAAGGAAGCGTTCATCGAGCAGCAGAACCAGGAGATGGCGGCTGTGGCGCAGGAGGCGGAGGTCATTGCCGAACGTCTGGCGACCTCGGCCGAGGAGTTGGCCTCCCAGGTAGAGGAGTCCAGCCGTGGCGCCGACATGCAGCGCGAACGCACCACCGAGACGGCCGCCGCCATGGAGCAGATGAGCCGCGCGGTTCTGGAGGTGGCGGAAAAGTCCTCCAACGCGGCGGACATCTCCGACCAGACCCATGCCCAGGCCCAGGACGGCGCAAGGGAGGTGGAGAACTCCATCGCCACCATCAGCCGTGTGGAACGCGAGGCCGAGAAGCTGCGCGAGAACATGCGCGCGCTGGAAGAGCAGGCCGAGGACATCGGCAAGATCATGCAGGTCATCGACGACATCGCCGACCAGACCAACCTGCTGGCGTTGAACGCAGCCATCGAGGCGGCTCGCGCCGGCGAGGCGGGCCGCGGCTTCGCCGTGGTTGCGGACGAGGTGCGTAAGCTCGCAGAGAAGACCATGAACGCCACCAAGGAGGTCAGCCAGGCCGTGCGGGCCATCCAGGACGGGGTGCACGAGAACTACGAAGGCGCGGAAAGCGCGGCCAAGGCCGTGGCCGAAAGCGCCGAGCAGGCCAAGAAGTCCGGCGAAGCGCTGGAGCGCATCGTGAAGCTCGTGGAAACCTCCACCGACCAGGTCCGCTCCATTGCCTCCGCCACGGAGGAGCAGTCCTCGGCCAGCGACGAGGTCAACGCATCCGTGGAGGCCGTCAACCAAATCGCCGTGGAGACGTCCGAAGCCATGCGCCAGTCCGCTGAGGCCGTCACCATCCTTTCCCAGCTCGCCGGCGAGTTGGAAGCGCTGATCCGCAAGCTGCGGAACTGA
- a CDS encoding multiheme c-type cytochrome, whose amino-acid sequence MQKNYQFVAVLFVLSMVFFGFGAFSAPSVGAETPSNAEYVGSAACADCHAEEYERFMEFSKKAHSWHSVEIMSSNLTDEELRTCFECHTTGYGKPGGFVSWEKTPDLAHVGCETCHGPGSVHTEYGDPEDITLKPTMEQCISCHSEERVEAFNFKPLIYSGAH is encoded by the coding sequence ATGCAGAAAAACTACCAATTCGTTGCCGTTCTCTTTGTATTGTCCATGGTGTTTTTCGGGTTCGGTGCTTTTTCAGCTCCATCCGTTGGCGCGGAAACTCCTTCGAATGCCGAATATGTCGGTTCTGCTGCATGTGCTGATTGTCATGCGGAAGAATATGAACGGTTCATGGAGTTTTCCAAGAAGGCGCACTCGTGGCATTCGGTCGAAATCATGAGTTCCAACCTGACTGATGAAGAGTTGCGGACGTGCTTCGAATGCCACACAACCGGATATGGAAAGCCTGGAGGATTCGTATCCTGGGAAAAAACGCCTGATCTGGCGCATGTTGGTTGCGAAACATGTCACGGTCCGGGCAGTGTGCATACCGAGTACGGTGATCCGGAGGACATCACTCTGAAGCCGACCATGGAACAATGTATATCCTGCCATAGTGAAGAGCGGGTCGAGGCGTTCAACTTCAAGCCGCTCATCTACAGCGGCGCGCACTAG
- a CDS encoding zinc dependent phospholipase C family protein, translating to MPLLSCFPARNLRALAFCGNVLFCALLFVVLDIRDAFAWGPGVHMAIGHALIAGAGNLPTAIAVLLTQYPGPFLYGCLAADFFVGKGVRAKPGHSHNWATGRAMLSDIERRADAALKAYALGYLTHLAADTVAHNYYVPNLLAIMPTRGTFTHTILEWEADRLVTWCPRETNSILAAPPVGADASLLRATGRKKLPFLFRKSLMRSGVVLQQPPVGNGMLTSVRRAALPPRLAPFCDVMLERSRAAAADVLRRPGASTVLDIDPIGAGNQRAVRRFQPGVKIDIEALRRQLPDVANARTRMLADPLESPRFPLDERLAILPAFGKDCA from the coding sequence ATGCCACTTCTCAGTTGTTTTCCTGCCCGAAACCTGCGCGCCCTTGCGTTCTGCGGCAACGTGCTTTTCTGCGCGCTGCTCTTCGTGGTTCTGGATATCCGCGACGCCTTCGCCTGGGGACCGGGGGTGCACATGGCCATCGGGCACGCGCTCATAGCCGGCGCCGGCAACCTGCCCACGGCCATCGCCGTGCTTCTGACGCAGTACCCCGGCCCGTTTCTGTATGGATGCCTCGCCGCGGACTTTTTCGTGGGAAAAGGCGTGCGCGCCAAACCCGGCCACAGCCACAACTGGGCCACTGGCCGCGCCATGCTCTCGGACATCGAGCGCCGCGCCGATGCCGCTTTGAAAGCCTACGCCCTCGGCTATCTGACGCACCTCGCCGCGGACACCGTGGCGCACAATTATTACGTGCCCAACCTGCTGGCGATCATGCCCACGCGAGGCACCTTCACCCACACCATCCTGGAATGGGAGGCCGACCGCCTGGTGACATGGTGTCCGCGCGAGACAAACTCCATTCTCGCTGCGCCTCCTGTGGGCGCCGACGCCTCACTGCTGCGGGCCACGGGTCGCAAAAAACTGCCCTTCCTTTTTCGCAAGAGCCTCATGCGCAGCGGCGTGGTGCTCCAGCAACCACCCGTGGGAAACGGCATGCTCACGTCGGTTCGCCGAGCCGCACTGCCGCCCCGCCTCGCTCCGTTCTGCGATGTCATGCTCGAACGCTCCCGTGCTGCCGCGGCCGACGTGCTGCGTCGTCCCGGGGCTTCGACAGTGCTTGACATCGACCCCATCGGCGCCGGCAATCAGCGCGCGGTCCGGCGGTTCCAGCCCGGCGTGAAGATCGACATCGAAGCATTGCGACGCCAGTTGCCGGATGTTGCCAACGCACGCACGAGGATGTTGGCCGATCCGCTCGAATCGCCGCGGTTCCCCCTGGACGAACGGCTGGCCATCCTTCCCGCCTTTGGCAAGGATTGCGCCTGA
- a CDS encoding DUF362 domain-containing protein produces MASRVYFANFRATCVRENKTSKLIRLFDAAGFDELAVDGALTAVKLHFGESGNDCFLSPVFARAVVDRLKSKGAKPFLTDTNTLYSGSRFNAVDHMETAMRHGYSYATVGAPVIIADGLKGENQMRVPMKGGNHFREVVLAGAVAQADRMVVLSHFKGHELAGFGGAIKNLAMGCAPGAGKREQHTPRFEVLQDKCIRCGECAAICPVGAAMQEGDEKATIDKDVCIGCGECYSHCPEKAITIDWKTEIPPFMERMTEYAWGVFSSHNRHVGFINFLIDITPDCDCLPWSDAPIVPDIGILASLDPVAIDQASLDLVNQQAGLATSRLECAHGCGEDKFAGLRSHYQGEIQLEYGDKLGMGSRQYELVSIDDAK; encoded by the coding sequence ATGGCCAGCCGCGTCTACTTTGCGAACTTCCGCGCCACCTGCGTGCGGGAAAACAAGACGAGCAAGCTCATCCGACTGTTCGATGCCGCCGGGTTCGACGAACTGGCGGTGGACGGCGCGCTCACGGCGGTCAAGCTCCATTTCGGCGAATCGGGCAACGACTGCTTCCTTTCTCCCGTTTTTGCCCGCGCGGTGGTGGACCGCCTCAAGTCCAAGGGCGCCAAGCCTTTTCTTACGGACACGAACACACTGTATTCAGGCTCGCGCTTCAACGCCGTGGACCACATGGAGACGGCCATGCGACACGGCTACTCCTACGCCACGGTGGGCGCGCCGGTCATTATCGCCGACGGCCTGAAGGGCGAAAACCAGATGCGCGTTCCCATGAAGGGCGGGAACCATTTCAGGGAAGTGGTTCTGGCCGGCGCCGTGGCCCAGGCGGACCGCATGGTGGTGCTCTCGCACTTCAAGGGGCACGAGCTTGCCGGCTTCGGCGGGGCTATCAAGAATCTGGCCATGGGCTGCGCCCCCGGCGCCGGCAAACGGGAGCAGCACACCCCGCGGTTTGAAGTCTTGCAGGACAAGTGCATCCGCTGCGGAGAGTGCGCGGCCATATGCCCTGTAGGCGCAGCCATGCAGGAAGGCGACGAGAAGGCGACCATCGACAAGGACGTCTGCATCGGCTGCGGAGAGTGCTACTCCCACTGTCCGGAGAAGGCCATCACCATCGACTGGAAGACGGAGATTCCTCCGTTCATGGAGCGGATGACCGAGTACGCCTGGGGCGTTTTTTCCAGCCACAACCGCCATGTCGGTTTCATCAACTTCCTCATCGACATCACGCCGGACTGCGACTGCCTGCCGTGGAGCGACGCCCCCATAGTGCCGGACATCGGCATTCTCGCTTCGCTGGACCCGGTAGCCATAGACCAGGCCAGCCTGGACCTTGTGAACCAGCAGGCCGGGCTCGCAACGAGCCGGCTGGAGTGCGCCCACGGCTGCGGCGAAGACAAGTTCGCCGGCCTGCGCAGCCACTACCAGGGCGAGATCCAGCTCGAATACGGCGATAAGCTCGGCATGGGCAGCCGCCAGTACGAACTCGTCTCCATCGACGATGCAAAGTAG
- a CDS encoding putative signal transducing protein, whose translation MTKKEPDTLVTIFSSTQAWEARLAQAALESAGIDAFVEDENLAQANWLYAGAIGGVKVRVRAEDEARAEELLAEVRRAHQHTRRCPACGSEDIRRGKLPALLLVGSYLLLGVPLLFLAPRYQCRQCGHAWKEGEGEGSKEE comes from the coding sequence ATGACAAAGAAGGAACCGGACACCCTCGTCACGATATTTTCCAGCACGCAGGCCTGGGAGGCGCGACTCGCCCAGGCCGCGCTGGAGTCCGCAGGCATCGACGCCTTCGTGGAGGACGAGAACCTCGCCCAGGCCAACTGGCTGTATGCCGGGGCCATCGGCGGGGTGAAGGTCAGGGTGCGCGCGGAGGATGAGGCCCGGGCCGAAGAACTGCTCGCCGAGGTGCGAAGAGCGCACCAACACACGAGGCGATGCCCGGCCTGCGGCAGCGAGGACATCCGTCGCGGCAAGCTGCCGGCTCTTCTTCTCGTCGGATCCTACCTGCTGCTGGGCGTGCCCTTGCTCTTCCTGGCCCCGCGCTACCAGTGCCGCCAGTGCGGACACGCGTGGAAAGAAGGCGAAGGCGAGGGGAGCAAGGAAGAATAG